A genome region from Arthrobacter sp. SLBN-100 includes the following:
- a CDS encoding glycoside hydrolase family 2 TIM barrel-domain containing protein, with the protein MSVQSPSLLSGNSPESTGGHSRSLEIGAEAIANLASLEPGKGTLPARAYLHSDAPRLSLNGQWQFRLSPGIRVAPDNGWQLGEDLKDFGILPVPSSWPMHGHGAPAYTNVQFPFAVEPPHVPESNPIGDHVVVFEAGPEFLPHALLRFDGIESAGTVWLNGAELGTTRGSRLAHEFDVTGILTQGKNTLAVRVAQFSAASYAEDQDMWWLPGIFRDVTLQARPAGGIDDAFVHAEYDHRTGEGILTVEVSRGGQAIDAVVRVPELNLELPAGTEVRIPAVEPWSAEVPRLYAATIGVAGETVTLQVGFRSIVIEDAQFKVNGRRILLRGVNRHEHHPRLGRVVPRDVVEAELRLMKQHNINAIRTSHYPPHPEFLALADQLGFYVVLECDLETHGFESAGWARNPSDDPQWEEALVDRMRRTVERDKNHPAVIMWSLGNEAGTGRNLAAMSRWAKDRDPSRPIHYEGDWSSAHVDVYSRMYASQAETALIGQGIEPPLEDAALDARRRAMPFMLCEYVHAMGNGPGGMSEYQELFEKYPRLMGGFVWEWLEHGITVTSPDGGRHYAYGGDFGEEVHDGNFVTDGLVDADRNPRPGLLDFKKVIEPLPITVAGDWSGFTVCNGQDFADTSAFSFRYTVEANGGAVDGGTVEVAPVSPQDEAVVPLPASLAALVSGLTEGHAAVLSVSAVLAAETAWAPAGHEVAWGQSVRGAGSPGKPSPVEPVRVQDTELQLGPVLFSRITGMPTSIGGVAVEKLALTLWWPPTDNDLGREWGGDDERPLATQWKDARLNLLHARLLGISAAASPGGGESLTVRTRVSAADKQYGVFVDYTWTSDGEAVALRTQVQPDDAWVNRGFEVEWARIGLELVLADEAASVSWFGQGPHQSYPDTGQGTRTGWFSLPLADLDVDYVRPQESGARSGVRSAAVQLRDKTLQIAGEPFALTVRPYSLEVLDAAEHRPELKPDGRTYLYFDHALRGVGTAACGPGVLEHYRLKPRSADFTLVLSVR; encoded by the coding sequence ATGTCAGTTCAATCCCCTTCCCTCCTCTCCGGCAACTCCCCCGAAAGCACTGGAGGGCACTCCCGCAGCCTGGAAATAGGCGCGGAGGCTATCGCGAATCTGGCTTCCCTGGAACCCGGGAAAGGAACGTTGCCGGCACGGGCCTACCTACACAGTGACGCGCCCCGATTGTCCTTAAACGGGCAATGGCAATTCCGGCTCAGCCCCGGAATCAGGGTGGCTCCTGACAACGGTTGGCAGCTGGGGGAGGACCTGAAGGACTTCGGCATCCTGCCTGTCCCGTCCAGCTGGCCCATGCACGGCCACGGCGCTCCCGCCTACACCAACGTCCAGTTCCCATTCGCTGTGGAGCCGCCGCACGTCCCGGAGTCCAACCCCATCGGCGACCACGTGGTGGTCTTCGAGGCGGGGCCCGAATTCCTTCCACACGCGCTGCTGCGGTTCGACGGCATCGAATCTGCCGGGACGGTGTGGTTGAACGGCGCGGAACTCGGCACCACACGGGGCAGCAGGCTGGCCCATGAATTCGACGTGACCGGAATCCTCACGCAGGGGAAGAACACCCTGGCCGTGCGGGTGGCGCAGTTTTCCGCTGCCAGTTATGCGGAGGACCAGGACATGTGGTGGCTCCCCGGCATCTTCCGCGACGTCACGCTACAGGCCCGCCCGGCCGGCGGCATCGATGATGCATTTGTCCACGCGGAGTACGATCACCGCACGGGCGAAGGCATCCTTACCGTGGAGGTGAGCCGGGGCGGGCAGGCGATTGACGCCGTCGTTCGCGTTCCGGAGCTGAATCTGGAACTGCCGGCCGGGACTGAGGTGCGCATTCCCGCCGTCGAACCCTGGTCCGCCGAGGTGCCCCGGCTTTATGCGGCAACCATAGGCGTAGCCGGCGAGACCGTAACGCTGCAGGTGGGCTTCCGCAGTATTGTCATCGAAGATGCCCAGTTCAAGGTCAACGGGCGGCGGATCCTGCTGCGCGGAGTCAACCGCCACGAGCACCACCCGCGCCTTGGCCGGGTGGTGCCCCGGGACGTCGTGGAGGCCGAACTGCGGCTGATGAAGCAGCACAACATCAACGCCATCCGGACGTCCCACTACCCGCCGCACCCCGAGTTCCTTGCCCTCGCGGACCAGCTCGGTTTTTATGTTGTGCTTGAGTGCGACCTCGAAACGCATGGCTTCGAGAGTGCCGGCTGGGCCCGGAACCCCAGCGATGATCCGCAGTGGGAGGAAGCCCTGGTTGACCGTATGCGCCGCACGGTGGAGCGGGATAAGAACCATCCAGCGGTGATCATGTGGTCGCTGGGCAATGAAGCCGGCACCGGCAGGAATCTCGCGGCGATGTCGCGCTGGGCCAAGGACCGGGACCCGTCGCGTCCCATCCACTACGAGGGCGACTGGTCCTCGGCGCATGTTGACGTCTACTCCCGGATGTATGCCAGCCAGGCGGAAACGGCGCTGATCGGGCAGGGAATTGAGCCGCCCCTGGAGGATGCCGCGCTGGACGCCCGGCGCCGGGCCATGCCTTTTATGCTTTGCGAATATGTGCACGCCATGGGTAACGGACCTGGCGGCATGTCGGAGTACCAGGAGCTTTTCGAGAAGTATCCGCGCCTGATGGGCGGGTTTGTGTGGGAATGGCTCGAACACGGCATCACCGTCACATCTCCGGACGGCGGCCGGCACTATGCCTACGGTGGCGACTTTGGTGAGGAAGTTCACGACGGCAACTTCGTCACCGATGGCTTGGTGGACGCCGACCGCAACCCCAGGCCAGGGCTGCTGGACTTCAAAAAGGTCATCGAGCCCCTCCCCATCACGGTGGCCGGTGACTGGTCCGGCTTCACCGTCTGCAACGGCCAGGACTTCGCGGACACTTCGGCGTTCAGCTTCCGCTACACGGTGGAGGCCAATGGCGGGGCGGTCGACGGCGGCACAGTCGAAGTTGCGCCGGTGTCACCTCAGGATGAGGCAGTTGTGCCGCTTCCGGCCAGCCTTGCGGCTTTGGTCTCGGGGCTGACTGAGGGCCACGCCGCGGTCCTTTCAGTCAGCGCGGTCCTCGCAGCTGAAACAGCCTGGGCTCCGGCGGGGCACGAAGTTGCGTGGGGGCAGTCGGTTCGTGGGGCGGGTTCCCCTGGCAAGCCGTCACCGGTTGAGCCGGTGCGCGTCCAGGACACCGAACTTCAACTGGGGCCGGTGCTGTTCAGCCGGATTACCGGCATGCCCACCTCCATCGGCGGCGTAGCTGTGGAGAAGCTGGCGTTGACGTTGTGGTGGCCGCCCACGGACAACGACCTGGGCCGGGAGTGGGGCGGTGATGATGAGCGGCCGCTCGCCACCCAGTGGAAGGACGCCAGGCTGAACCTGCTCCACGCCCGATTGCTGGGTATCAGCGCCGCGGCCAGCCCCGGAGGCGGGGAATCACTGACGGTCCGTACCCGGGTGAGCGCAGCGGACAAGCAGTACGGCGTGTTTGTGGATTACACCTGGACCAGCGACGGTGAAGCCGTTGCGCTTCGGACCCAGGTCCAGCCTGACGATGCCTGGGTAAACCGTGGCTTTGAGGTCGAATGGGCGCGGATCGGACTGGAACTTGTGTTGGCTGACGAGGCTGCATCCGTGAGTTGGTTTGGCCAGGGCCCGCACCAGAGCTACCCGGACACGGGGCAGGGCACACGGACGGGCTGGTTCTCACTGCCTTTAGCGGACTTGGACGTGGACTACGTTCGACCGCAGGAGTCGGGGGCCCGGTCCGGCGTCCGGTCGGCTGCAGTGCAGCTTCGCGATAAGACGCTCCAAATAGCTGGTGAACCCTTTGCCCTGACTGTCCGGCCCTACAGCCTAGAGGTATTGGATGCGGCGGAACACCGGCCGGAGCTGAAGCCCGACGGGAGGACATACCTCTATTTTGACCACGCGCTTAGGGGAGTGGGAACTGCTGCCTGCGGTCCGGGCGTGCTGGAGCACTACCGCCTAAAGCCCCGGTCAGCCGACTTCACGCTGGTGCTTTCGGTGCGTTAG
- a CDS encoding LacI family DNA-binding transcriptional regulator produces MASHSRAPRIQRATILDVAAAAGVSRQTVTRAMNEMPGISPATRERVQQLAAELGYTPSRFAKGLVQGARTSLGLAIPDLTNPYFPAFASSVVEVATQRGWNVVVDDFGHGSASGLDAVARLAPQVDALIGYLGARSSDAQAMMGRRPVVVLDYPAGQAAGGISFDYSHGARLALHRFQAGHRRRIAYLDSDQEGPATTRGVAVAAVAAEAGIELIVRQSRDTARAARDAVRSMLEEHCGIDGLLVFNDLMAAGALKALSDAGRTVPGDCAVIGMDGIPLGELVTPELTTLALDLRAVGRSAVDLVDNLLSGAIQAGSEDAKLTLKHQLVLRQSA; encoded by the coding sequence ATGGCCTCACATTCCCGCGCACCCCGCATCCAGCGAGCAACGATCTTGGATGTTGCGGCCGCCGCGGGTGTCTCGCGCCAGACGGTGACCCGCGCAATGAACGAGATGCCGGGAATCAGCCCGGCTACGCGGGAGCGCGTGCAACAACTTGCGGCAGAGCTCGGCTACACCCCCAGCCGCTTCGCGAAGGGCTTGGTGCAAGGAGCCCGGACCTCCCTCGGGCTGGCCATACCGGACCTCACCAACCCGTACTTCCCGGCTTTCGCGTCAAGCGTGGTGGAAGTAGCAACCCAGCGCGGCTGGAATGTGGTGGTTGATGATTTTGGCCACGGCAGTGCCAGCGGCCTGGATGCCGTGGCCCGGCTGGCACCGCAGGTTGATGCCCTGATCGGATATCTCGGGGCGCGCTCCAGCGATGCCCAGGCGATGATGGGCCGGCGCCCCGTGGTGGTACTCGATTATCCGGCGGGGCAAGCTGCCGGCGGGATCTCCTTCGACTACTCGCACGGCGCCCGCCTTGCACTCCATCGCTTCCAAGCGGGCCATCGCCGGCGGATCGCTTACCTTGATTCGGACCAGGAAGGTCCGGCCACCACCCGTGGCGTTGCCGTCGCCGCGGTCGCCGCCGAGGCGGGAATCGAGCTCATCGTCCGGCAGAGCAGAGATACCGCTCGCGCAGCCCGAGATGCCGTCCGGTCGATGCTCGAGGAACACTGCGGGATCGACGGGCTTCTGGTGTTCAATGACCTGATGGCGGCGGGGGCTTTGAAAGCGCTGTCCGATGCCGGAAGGACAGTTCCAGGGGACTGTGCGGTGATAGGGATGGACGGCATACCCCTGGGCGAACTCGTGACACCTGAGCTGACCACGCTGGCACTCGACCTAAGGGCGGTAGGCCGGTCCGCCGTCGACCTCGTGGACAATCTCCTCAGCGGCGCCATCCAAGCCGGGAGCGAGGACGCCAAGCTGACCCTTAAACACCAGCTGGTGCTTCGCCAATCTGCCTGA
- the rpsN gene encoding 30S ribosomal protein S14: MAKKSKIARNEQRKVIVERYAAKRLELKKTLVDENATDEAREAARLGLQKLPRNASPIRLRNRDIIDGRPRGTLQKFGISRVRFRDMAHKGELPGVTKSSW, from the coding sequence ATGGCTAAGAAGTCCAAGATTGCTCGCAATGAGCAGCGCAAGGTCATCGTTGAGCGTTACGCTGCAAAGCGCCTCGAGCTGAAGAAGACCCTGGTTGACGAAAACGCAACCGACGAAGCACGCGAAGCAGCCCGCCTGGGCCTGCAGAAGCTGCCCCGCAACGCGTCCCCGATCCGTCTGCGTAACCGCGACATCATCGACGGCCGCCCCCGCGGTACCCTCCAGAAGTTCGGTATCTCCCGTGTCCGCTTCCGCGACATGGCCCACAAGGGCGAGCTCCCTGGCGTCACCAAGTCCTCCTGGTAA
- the rpmG gene encoding 50S ribosomal protein L33 has protein sequence MAKDKDVRPIIKLKSTAGTGYTYVTRKNRRNDPDRMVLKKYDPKIRQHVEFREER, from the coding sequence GTGGCTAAGGACAAGGACGTACGTCCGATCATCAAGCTCAAGTCGACTGCGGGCACGGGTTACACCTACGTAACCCGCAAGAACCGTCGTAACGACCCGGACCGTATGGTCCTGAAGAAGTACGACCCCAAGATCCGCCAGCACGTCGAATTCCGAGAGGAGCGTTAA
- the rpmB gene encoding 50S ribosomal protein L28, with protein MAAHCQVTGAEPGFGHSISHSHRRNKRRFDPNIQKKRYWVPSLRRNVTLQVSAKGIKTIDVRGIDVVVASILARGVKL; from the coding sequence ATGGCAGCACACTGCCAAGTGACCGGGGCCGAGCCGGGCTTTGGGCACAGCATTTCGCACTCGCACCGCCGCAACAAGCGTCGGTTCGATCCGAACATTCAGAAGAAGCGCTACTGGGTTCCGTCCCTGCGCCGTAATGTCACGCTGCAGGTATCTGCAAAGGGCATCAAGACCATCGACGTACGCGGCATCGACGTTGTCGTCGCCAGCATTCTCGCTCGTGGGGTGAAGCTCTAG
- a CDS encoding ferric reductase-like transmembrane domain-containing protein, producing MKTQLLPASPASNGSRGPDAPRASRGPAALFAAQHRRRMLRADLLTVIAWASVAAAVALWLSDGGAAAISSPASAFTAAGTVAGLAGMDLVLLMLLLAARIPLVDRTFGHDRALDFHRKLGKPSLYLLLAARIPLVDRTFGHDRALDFHRKLGKPSLYLLLAHGLLIAAGYGMAEGRDPVSESIALWVLVPDMRLAFVSMALFLAVVITSLVAVRRRFPYEFWYAVHLLTYAAVGTSLPHQFSVGGLFAEGTWERWYWLAICAATGAALTYFRVLQPLIASSRHSLTVSRVQRIAAGVVSIEMTGLQLDRLAGTGGRFFVWRFLAPGLWWHSHPFSLSA from the coding sequence ATGAAGACCCAGCTCCTGCCGGCATCTCCGGCCTCCAACGGCTCCCGCGGCCCGGATGCTCCACGAGCATCCCGTGGTCCGGCCGCACTGTTCGCTGCCCAGCACCGGCGACGAATGCTCCGGGCGGACCTCCTCACTGTCATTGCCTGGGCGTCGGTCGCCGCCGCCGTCGCCCTTTGGCTGTCCGACGGCGGTGCTGCCGCCATCAGCTCCCCTGCCTCCGCCTTCACCGCGGCGGGAACCGTGGCGGGCCTGGCGGGCATGGACCTGGTCCTCCTGATGCTGCTCCTGGCAGCCAGGATTCCGTTAGTGGACAGGACCTTCGGCCACGACCGCGCCCTGGACTTCCATCGGAAACTTGGAAAGCCGTCCCTCTACCTGCTCCTGGCAGCCAGGATTCCGTTAGTGGACAGGACCTTCGGCCACGACCGCGCCCTGGACTTCCATCGGAAACTTGGAAAGCCGTCCCTCTACCTGCTCCTGGCCCACGGGCTCCTGATCGCTGCCGGGTACGGAATGGCTGAGGGGCGGGATCCGGTCAGCGAGTCGATCGCCCTGTGGGTCTTGGTACCGGACATGCGGCTGGCCTTTGTCTCAATGGCCCTTTTCCTCGCCGTCGTCATCACCTCGCTGGTAGCGGTCCGGCGCCGTTTTCCCTACGAGTTCTGGTACGCGGTGCACCTGCTGACGTATGCCGCCGTCGGCACCTCGCTCCCCCATCAGTTCAGCGTGGGCGGGCTGTTCGCGGAAGGAACCTGGGAGCGCTGGTACTGGCTCGCCATCTGCGCCGCAACAGGCGCGGCCCTGACCTACTTCCGGGTGCTGCAGCCTCTGATTGCCTCCTCCCGGCACAGCTTGACGGTCAGCCGGGTGCAAAGGATTGCCGCCGGCGTGGTCAGCATCGAGATGACGGGCCTTCAGCTTGACCGGCTGGCCGGAACCGGCGGCAGGTTCTTTGTCTGGCGGTTCCTCGCCCCGGGGCTGTGGTGGCATTCCCATCCGTTCAGCCTTTCCGCCTAG
- a CDS encoding FMN-binding protein codes for MRARGAVSAALASAGILLAGWQAGAQVAETGSPTTATSTGSTGTSGSGSAGASAQAAVATYQGTAVQTRFGAVQVQMTVNGGTITDVTALHLTDDDRKSIQISNRAAPLLRSEVLAAQSADVQTISGATVTSNAYLTSLQAALDAAHL; via the coding sequence GTGAGAGCACGAGGAGCAGTTTCAGCAGCCCTTGCCTCTGCCGGCATCCTGCTCGCAGGGTGGCAGGCCGGAGCCCAAGTGGCAGAAACCGGAAGCCCGACAACCGCCACTTCGACGGGTTCCACAGGGACGTCAGGCAGCGGCTCTGCGGGCGCGTCCGCGCAGGCAGCAGTGGCTACCTACCAGGGCACCGCCGTCCAGACCCGGTTCGGTGCCGTCCAGGTGCAGATGACCGTCAATGGCGGCACCATCACCGATGTTACGGCGCTTCACCTCACCGACGACGACCGCAAGTCCATCCAGATCAGTAACCGGGCCGCCCCGCTGCTGCGCAGCGAAGTACTCGCGGCCCAATCCGCCGATGTCCAGACCATCAGCGGGGCCACCGTCACCAGCAACGCCTATCTCACGTCCCTCCAGGCAGCCCTCGATGCCGCACACCTCTGA
- a CDS encoding FAD:protein FMN transferase, translating into MPHTSDAAAPGHQPAQLKARTFNCMGTVISLTVPAKSLPIAPSPQRLGPGGQPADDELAAAAAVVERTFRELDQTFSLYRRGSEASALARGELALPDASAVTRDLFAEALEWRLNTEGAFTPERADGVLDLSGLVKGHAIREAATSLLALGLFDWCLNAGGDVLVSGSPRPGSDEAWHTGIVDPSDRTALLAGCDLGNGRRRHAALATSGSAERGDHIWSASASGPDFAQVSVLAEDIVTADVLATAIFAGGVPMMNRATEGWEIDVLAVRTDGQLLATPGFRAEAS; encoded by the coding sequence ATGCCGCACACCTCTGACGCCGCAGCTCCCGGGCACCAGCCGGCGCAGCTCAAGGCCCGGACGTTCAACTGCATGGGTACGGTAATCAGCCTGACCGTTCCAGCGAAATCCTTGCCCATTGCGCCCTCGCCCCAAAGGCTTGGCCCGGGAGGGCAGCCCGCGGACGATGAACTGGCAGCCGCTGCCGCCGTCGTCGAACGCACCTTCCGGGAGCTGGACCAAACGTTCAGCCTGTACCGGCGTGGTTCAGAAGCCAGCGCCCTGGCGCGGGGGGAGCTCGCCCTGCCGGACGCTTCGGCAGTGACGCGGGACCTTTTTGCCGAGGCCCTGGAATGGCGGCTGAATACCGAAGGCGCCTTCACCCCGGAAAGAGCCGACGGCGTCCTGGACCTGTCCGGGCTCGTCAAGGGCCACGCGATCCGGGAAGCCGCCACGTCACTGCTGGCGCTCGGATTGTTTGACTGGTGCCTGAATGCCGGCGGGGATGTGCTTGTCAGCGGCTCGCCGCGGCCGGGAAGCGACGAGGCCTGGCACACCGGCATCGTTGATCCTTCCGACCGCACCGCCCTGCTCGCCGGCTGCGACTTGGGTAACGGACGACGGCGGCACGCGGCTTTGGCCACGTCAGGCTCCGCAGAGCGGGGGGACCACATTTGGTCAGCCTCAGCTTCCGGCCCTGATTTTGCGCAGGTATCGGTGCTGGCCGAGGACATTGTCACGGCGGACGTTTTGGCCACCGCGATCTTCGCCGGCGGCGTACCGATGATGAACCGCGCCACGGAGGGCTGGGAGATCGACGTCCTGGCAGTCCGCACCGACGGCCAGCTACTGGCAACCCCGGGATTTAGGGCTGAAGCCTCGTGA
- a CDS encoding SGNH/GDSL hydrolase family protein: MDFITRFVALGDSFTEGVGDDDPARPNGVRGWADRVAEQLGAADPGFGYANLAIRGRKLRQILTEQVDAAVELNPTLVSIYAGANDILRPRIDIDDLLVEYDDAIAKLRATGAIVVMFTGFDARGSKVFSTMRGRTAIYNELVRGIAGDHGALLVDYWRFSEYYDWGMWAQDRMHMSAAGHANMAKRVLDVLEHDHSIDIPPMTPVPELSGLDAIRANAGWFREYAGPWVVRRVTGKSSGDGLQPKYAQLTRLQP, translated from the coding sequence ATGGATTTCATAACCCGGTTCGTAGCCCTTGGTGACTCCTTCACCGAAGGCGTGGGCGACGATGATCCCGCCCGCCCCAACGGCGTCCGCGGCTGGGCAGACCGCGTGGCCGAACAGCTGGGCGCTGCTGATCCCGGCTTTGGTTATGCCAACCTCGCTATCCGCGGCAGGAAGCTCCGCCAGATCCTCACTGAGCAGGTGGACGCCGCCGTCGAACTTAATCCCACCCTGGTGAGCATTTACGCGGGAGCCAACGACATCCTCCGGCCCCGGATCGACATTGACGACCTCCTGGTGGAGTACGACGACGCCATCGCCAAACTGCGCGCCACCGGTGCCATCGTGGTCATGTTTACAGGCTTCGACGCGCGGGGCTCGAAGGTTTTCAGCACCATGCGCGGCCGGACGGCCATTTACAACGAACTGGTGCGCGGCATCGCCGGAGACCATGGCGCCTTGCTGGTGGACTACTGGCGCTTCAGCGAGTACTACGACTGGGGCATGTGGGCGCAGGACCGGATGCACATGTCCGCAGCGGGCCACGCCAACATGGCCAAGCGCGTGTTGGACGTCCTGGAACACGACCACTCCATCGACATCCCGCCCATGACCCCCGTTCCCGAGCTGAGCGGGCTGGATGCCATCCGGGCGAACGCCGGCTGGTTCCGCGAGTACGCCGGGCCGTGGGTTGTCCGCCGGGTCACCGGAAAGTCCTCCGGCGACGGCTTACAGCCGAAGTACGCCCAGCTCACGAGGCTTCAGCCCTAA
- a CDS encoding MarR family winged helix-turn-helix transcriptional regulator, protein MTEPRWLNADERRAWLALVSINTLLPAALDTKLHTAGKLSLFDYTVLAMLSEAEDRFLPMSELAARSSASLSRLSHVVTKLQKRGWVERRPHPHDARVTTAHLTDEGMATIVGLAPGHVETVRDLFLDALTEQDVLDLARIGEKVVGRLDSDHWILRETPGA, encoded by the coding sequence ATGACCGAACCCCGCTGGCTCAACGCCGACGAACGCCGTGCCTGGCTGGCCCTGGTGAGTATCAATACCCTGCTGCCGGCGGCCCTTGATACGAAGCTCCACACAGCGGGGAAATTGTCCCTTTTCGACTACACGGTCCTGGCCATGCTTTCCGAGGCGGAGGACCGTTTCCTGCCGATGAGCGAGCTGGCCGCCCGGAGCAGCGCTTCCCTGTCGCGGCTTTCGCATGTAGTGACCAAGCTGCAGAAGCGGGGCTGGGTGGAACGCCGGCCGCATCCCCATGATGCCCGCGTGACAACAGCCCACCTCACTGACGAAGGCATGGCGACCATCGTGGGCCTCGCGCCCGGGCACGTTGAGACGGTGCGTGACCTGTTCCTTGACGCCCTCACCGAGCAGGACGTCCTGGACCTGGCGCGGATTGGCGAGAAGGTAGTGGGCAGGCTGGACTCGGACCACTGGATCCTGCGCGAGACCCCGGGCGCATAA
- a CDS encoding YciI family protein: protein MYVVSLSYRVPQDIVDFHNDAHITWLQKAFDDGVFIAAGRKVPRTGGLLLSRADRATLDASLAKDPFYTNGVAEFEVVEFHAGRVAPGFENLLDG from the coding sequence ATGTATGTTGTGTCACTGAGCTACCGGGTTCCCCAGGACATCGTCGACTTCCACAATGACGCGCATATCACCTGGCTGCAGAAGGCCTTCGACGACGGCGTGTTCATTGCTGCCGGACGCAAGGTCCCGCGAACCGGCGGCTTGCTGCTGTCCCGGGCCGACCGCGCCACCCTCGACGCCAGCCTGGCAAAGGACCCGTTTTACACGAACGGGGTAGCTGAGTTCGAAGTCGTGGAGTTCCACGCGGGCAGGGTGGCTCCCGGTTTTGAGAACCTGCTGGACGGCTAA